From the Manis javanica isolate MJ-LG chromosome 13, MJ_LKY, whole genome shotgun sequence genome, one window contains:
- the ZNF292 gene encoding zinc finger protein 292 isoform X2 encodes MENGSCELHFLATLAQETGVWKNPVLCTILSQEPLDKDKVNEFLTFEGPILLDMRIKHLIKTNQLSQATALAKLCSDHPEIGTKGSFKQTYLVCLCTSSPNEKLIEEISEVDCKDALEMICNLESEGDEKSALVLCTAFLSRQLQQGDTYCAWELTLFWSKLQQRVEPSIQVYLERCRQLSLITKTVYHIFFLIKVINSETEGAGLATCIELCVKALRLESTENTEVKISICKTISCLLPDDLEVKRACQLSEFLIEPTVDAYYAVEMLYNQPDQKYDEENLPIPNSLRCELLLVLKTQWPFDPEFWDWKTLKRQCLALMGEEASIVSSIDELNDSEVYEKVVDYQEEMKETSMNGLPGGVGANSGLLKDICDEKQKKKEIKQLRERGFISARFRNWQAYMQYCVLCDKEFLGHRIVRHAQKHYKDGIYSCPICAKNFNSKETFVPHVTLHVKQSSKERLAAMKPLKRLGRPPKIAPTNENQKTNAVAKQEQRPIKKNSLYSTDFIVFNDNDGSDDENDDKDKSYEPEVIPVQKPVPVNEFNCPVTFCKKGFKYFKNLIAHVKGHKDNEDAKRFLEMQSKKVICQYCRRHFVSVTHLNDHLQMHCGSKPYICIQMKCKAGFNSYAELLTHRKEHQVFRAKCMFPKCGRIFSEAYLLYDHEAQHYNTYTCKFTGCGKVYRSQSELEKHLDDHSTPEQVLPPEDQLDSSGDSVQPSKVNHNTEGNAEKERSMLPSENNTRNTLPADRSDAWVKSKGESAVTKQDKTCASELGHDGPLSNVLESPAAAPRLQASEVAVSIKVSLNQGLEGNFGKQENSPVEGTGESLVADLHSPVENVCNDLCHPGFQERKEQDCFNESQVTQNSLVNSETLKMNITPQNLGRQINNLMTFSVQNQAGFQNSLPTPKFDCGGNVKTTSLYNLPLKTLESITFVPPQPNLSISLGTPSVPPKAPVQKFSCQVEGCTRTYNSSQSIGKHMKTAHPDQYAAFKMQRKSKKGQKSNNLSTPNNGKLVYFLPSQVSSSSDAFFTSQTKANGNPTCSNQLQHVSPSIFPAHLANVSTPLLPSVESVINPNIPSQDKNEQGSSMLCSQIESLPNTTLPAQMDHLTKTVLPLNIDSGSDPFLPLPAESSSMSLFPSPGDSGTNSVFSQLENNTNNFSSQIEGNTNSSFLKGGNGENVVFPSQVSVADDFSSTSAQQSTAEKVKKDRGRGPNGKERKPKHNKRAKWPAIIRDGKFICSRCYRAFTNPRSLGGHLSKRSYCKPLDGAEIAQELLQNSGQPSLLASMILSTNAVNLQQPQQSTFNPGACFKDPSFLQLLAAENRSSTFLPNTFPRAGVTNFNTNVSQEGSEIIKQALETAGIPSTFEGVEMLSHVPTGCVSDAAQVNATVMPNPTVPPILQTVCHPNPLLTNQNRTPNSKTSSIEECSSLPVFPANDLLLKTVESGLCSSSFPNSGGPSQNFTSNSSRVSVISGPQNVRSGHLNKRGNSASKRRKKVVPPLIAPNASQNLVTTDLTAMGLIAKSIEIPTTNLHSNVIPNCDPQGLVGNLTQKLNNVDNQLFMTDVKENFKTNLESHTVLAPLTLKTENGDSQMMALNSCTTSINPDLQISEDSVMQNFEKTLEIIKNAMNSQILEVKSGSQGVGEVSQNAQINYNIQLPSVNTVQSNKLPDSSQFTSFIGVVPAKNNIPQSEVLHKEDQVQEILEGLQKLKLENDLSTPASQCVLINTSVTLTPTPVKSIPNVTVVQPVSEIISNIQFSDKVNKPFVCQNQGCNYSAMTKDALFKHYGKIHQYTPEMILEIKKNQLKFAPFKCVVPTCTKTFTRNSNLRAHCQLVHHFTTEEMVKLKIKRPYGRKSQSENLSVPRVTLVKRQLAITEENKREFQPTLELGKVKENAVSNVAVIPEKQLTEKKSPEKTESSSQVITVTPGQCNTNCLMNIETKGRKIRRHKKEKEEKKRKRSGSQSLESPTRYSPYRPYRCVHQGCFAAFTIQQNLILHYQAVHKSDLPAFSAEVEEESEAGKESEEIETKTVKEFRCQVSGCSRIFQAITGVIQHYMKLHEMTPEEIESMTASVDVGKFPCDQLECKSSFTTYLNYVVHLEADHGIGVKGNKTEEDGIYKCDCEGCDRIYATRSNLLRHIFNKHNDKHKAHLIRPRRLTPGQENISSKANQEKTKAKYRGTKQRSGKEEIRMPKTKRKKKNNLEDKTAKIVQIEENKPYSLKRGKHVYSIKARNDALSECTSRFVTQYPCMIKGCTSVVTSESNIIRHYKCHKLSKAFTAQHRNHLIVFKRCCNSELKETSEQEVSKSDTKDSNTCVSENNDNSRTATVPQKEVVKNEKDEMDELTELFITKLINEDNTSVETQAHTSSNVSSDFQENNTSQSEKPKASNLKRVNKEKNTSQNKKRKVEKAEPALPIELNSLHKEEETAVAIQTTEEHPASFDWSSFKPMGFEVSFLKFLEESAVRQKKNMDRDHPNSGSKKGSHSNSRKNIDKTAVTSGNHVCSCKESETLIQFANPSQLQCIDNVKIVIDKTFKDCTERVLKQLQEMKPTVSLKRLEVHSNDTNVSIMKEISMGKATGRGQY; translated from the coding sequence ACTGAAGGGGCTGGACTTGCCACCTGTATAGAACTATGTGTGAAAGCTCTTCGTTTGGAATCAACAGAAAATACTGAAGTGAAAATATCTATTTGCAAGACCATTTCATGCTTGTTGCCTGATGATCTGGAAGTTAAACGTGCTTGTCAGCTGAGTGAATTTCTTATTGAGCCTACAGTAGATGCATATTATGCTGTGGAAATGTTATATAACCAGCCAGACCAAAAATATGATGAAGAGAATCTTCCAATACCAAATTCTCTACGCTGTGAGCTCTTACTTGTGTTGAAAACTCAGTGGCCCTTTGACCCAGAATTCTGGGATTGGAAAACCTTAAAACGACAATGTCTTGCATTAATGGGGGAAGAAGCATCCATTGTGTCTTCAATAGATGAACTAAATGACAGTGAAGTTTATGAGAAAGTAGTAGACTACCaggaagagatgaaagaaactTCCATGAATGGACTTCCTGGTGGAGTTGGTGCTAATTCTGGTCTTCTTAAAGACATCTGTGATGAAAAGCAGAAGAAGAAGGAGATAAAACAGTTAAGAGAGAGGGGCTTTATATCTGCTAGGTTTAGAAATTGGCAAGCCTACATGCAGTATTGTGTGCTGTGTGATAAAGAATTCCTTGGTCACCGAATAGTGCGACATGCTCAGAAACATTACAAAGATGGGATTTATAGTTGCCCCATATGTGCAAAGAACTTTAATTCTAAAGAAACTTTTGTCCCTCATGTCACATTGCATGTTAAACAATCTAGTAAAGAAAGACTAGCGGCtatgaaaccattaaaaagaTTGGGGAGGCCTCCCAAAATCGCACCTACCAATGAGAATCAGAAGACTAATGCTGTGGCCAAGCAGGAACAGCGGCCAATAAAAAAGAATAGTCTCTATTCAACAGACTTCATAGTATTTAATGACAATGATGGCTCAGATGATGAAAATGATGACAAAGATAAATCTTATGAGCCAGAAGTTATCCCAGTCCAGAAACCAGTACCTGTTAATGAATTTAATTGCCCTGTAACTTTTTGTAAAAAGGGctttaagtactttaaaaatctaattgCTCATGTAAAGGGACATAAGGATAATGAAGATGCCAAACGCTTTCTTGAAATGCAAAGCAAGAAAGTTATTTGCCAGTACTGTAGACGGCATTTTGTGAGTGTCACTCATCTCAATGATCACTTACAAATGCACTGTGGCAGTAAACCATATATCTGTATACAGATGAAATGTAAGGCCGGTTTTAATAGTTATGCAGAACTCTTAACCCACCGAAAGGAGCATCAAGTCTTTCGAGCAAAGTGTATGTTTCCTAAATGTGGAAGAATTTTTTCAGAAGCTTATTTACTGTATGACCATGAAGCACAGCATTATAATACCTATACTTGTAAGTTCACAGGTTGTGGTAAAGTTTATCGTTCTCAGAGTGAGCTAGAAAAGCATCTGGATGATCACAGTACTCCTGAACAAGTGCTGCCTCCTGAAGACCAACTTGATTCATCTGGAGATTCTGTTCAGCCTTCCAAAGTGAATCACAACACAGAAGGGAACGCTGAAAAAGAGAGATCCATGCTTCCTTcagaaaataatacaagaaaCACCTTACCAGCAGATAGAAGTGATGCTTGGGTTAAAAGCAAGGGAGAATCAGCTGTGACCAAACAAGACAAGACATGTGCCTCCGAGCTTGGGCATGATGGACCGTTGTCAAATGTCTTAGAAAGCCCTGCTGCTGCTCCTCGACTTCAGGCCAGTGAGGTAGCTGTGTCCATTAAGGTGTCCCTCAATCAGGGGCTCGAGGGTAACTTTGGAAAGCAAGAAAACTCACCTGTGGAAGGCACTGGTGAATCACTGGTTGCAGACTTACACTCACCAGTTGAAAATGTTTGTAATGATTTGTGTCATCCAGGTTTCCAGGAGAGAAAAGAACAGGATTGCTTTAATGAATCCCAGGTTACTCAGAATTCTTTAGTAAATTCAGAAACCCTTAAAATGAACATTACTCCACAAAACTTAGGAAGACAGATAAACAATCTGATGACTTTTTCTGTGCAAAATCAGGCAGGATTTCAAAACAGTTTACCAACTCCCAAGTTTGACTGTGGAGGTAATGTTAAAACAACCAGTCTGTATAACTTACCGCTTAAGACATTAGAAAGTATAACATTTGTTCCACCGCAGCCCAACCTAAGTATTTCTTTAGGAACTCCATCAGTGCCTCCAAAAGCACCAGTTCAGAAATTCAGTTGTCAGGTTGAGGGATGTACTCGAACCTATAATTCTTCACAGAGTATTGGGAAACACATGAAGACAGCCCACCCCGACCAATATGCTGCATTTAAAATGCAGCGTAAAAGCAAAAAAGGTCAGAAATCTAACAACCTAAGTACACCAAACAATGGaaagcttgtttattttttgccatCACAGGTGAGCAGCTCTAGCGATGCGTTTTTTACATCACAGACCAAAGCCAATGGGAATCCAACCTGTTCAAATCAGTTGCAGCATGTCTCACCTTCCATTTTTCCAGCTCATTTAGCAAATGTGTCAACTCCACTGTTGCCTTCAGTGGAAAGTGTCATAAATCCAAATATACCTTCTCAGGATAAAAATGAGCAAGGCAGTAGTATGTTATGTTCCCAAATAGAAAGTTTACCCAATACTACTTTGCCAGCACAAATGGACCATCTAACCAAAACAGTTTTGCCTTTGAATATTGACAGTGGCTCAGatcctttccttcctttaccTGCAGAAAGTAGTTCAATGTCTCTTTTCCCTTCACCAGGAGATAGTGGGACTAATTCTGTTTTTTCCCAActggaaaataatacaaataatttttcctcacagATTGAAGGAAACACGAATTCCTCCTTTCTTAAGGGAGGTAATGGTGAAAATGTAGTTTTCCCTTCACAAGTCAGTGTTGCAGATGATTTCAGTAGCACCAGTGCCCAACAGTCCACAgctgaaaaagttaaaaaagaccGTGGGCGAGGCCCaaatgggaaagaaaggaaaccGAAGCACAACAAGAGGGCTAAATGGCCTGCAATTATCAGAGATGGGAAATTTATCTGTAGCAGGTGTTACAGAGCTTTTACTAATCCCCGATCTCTGGGTGGACACTTGTCTAAGCGATCTTACTGTAAACCACTGGATGGGGCAGAAATAGCTCAAGAACTTCTACAGAACAGTGGACAGCCTTCTCTTCTTGCCAGCATGATTCTTTCGACAAATGCAGTGAATCTGCAGCAGCCACAACAGTCTACCTTCAATCCAGGAGCATGTTTTAAAGATCCATCATTCCTGCAACTTCTTGCTGCTGAAAACCGCTCATCAACATTTTTACCAAATACATTTCCTCGTGCTGGTGTGACTAACTTTAATACAAATGTTAGTCAAGAAGGAAGTGAAATCATTAAGCAGGCTTTGGAAACTGCTGGCATTCCCAGCACATTTGAGGGTGTAGAAATGCTTTCTCATGTTCCAACAGGTTGTGTCTCAGATGCAGCACAAGTAAATGCAACAGTGATGCCAAATCCAACTGTGCCACCCATCTTGCAGACTGTATGCCACCCAAACCCCCTGCTGACAAACCAGAATAGAACACCAAACTCCAAAACTTCCTCCATTGAGGAATGCAGCAGTTTGCCTGTTTTTCCAGCAAATGACTTACTACTGAAGACTGTTGAAAGTGGCTTGTGCTCTAGTTCATTCCCTAATTCTGGTGGACCATCACAAAATTTTACCAGTAACAGTTCACGTGTTTCAGTTATAAGTGGGCCTCAGAACGTAAGGTCCGGTCATttaaataaaaggggaaatagtgcttctaagagaagaaagaaagttgTTCCTCCACTAATTGCACCTAATGCTTCCCAAAACTTGGTAACAACTGACTTAACAGCCATGGGACTTATAGCAAAGAGTATTGAGATACCAACTACTAACCTTCATTCAAATGTAATTCCAAATTGTGATCCTCAGGGTTTGGTGGGAAATCTAACACAGAAACTGAATAATGTTGACAATCAGTTATTTATGACTGATgtgaaagaaaactttaaaaccaATCTTGAGTCCCATACAGTGTTGGCTCCTTTaacattaaaaactgaaaatggtgATTCCCAAATGATGGCTTTGAACTCATGCACAACTTCAATAAATCCTGATTTGCAGATTTCTGAAGACAGTGTTATGCAAAACTTTGAAAAGACtcttgaaattattaaaaatgctATGAATTCTCAAATACTTGAGGTAAAAAGTGGATCTCAGGGTGTTGGTGAAGTATCACAGAATGCCCAAATAAATTATAACATTCAGCTTCCTTCAGTAAATACTGTACAAAGTAACAAATTACCTGATTCTTCTCAGTTTACCTCCTTCATAGGTGTTGTGCCAGCAAAAAATAACATTCCTCAGTCTGAAGTATTACATAAGGAGGATCAAGTGCAGGAAATTTTAGAAGGcttacagaaattaaaattagaaaatgaccTATCCACTCCAGCATCTCAGTGTGTACTAATAAATACATCAGTGACACTAACTCCCACTCCTGTTAAATCAATTCCAAATGTCACAGTTGTTCAGCCAGTTTCTGAAATAATAAGCAACATTCAGTTTAGTGACAAAGTTAATAAACCCTTTGTGTGTCAAAATCAAGGTTGCAATTACAGCGCTATGACAAAGGATGCACTATTTAAGCACTATGGTAAGATTCATCAGTACACTCCAGAGATGATTCTTGAAATTAAGAAGAATCAGTTGAAATTCGCTCCATTTAAATGTGTAGTACCTACATGTACAAAAACATTTACAAGAAATTCTAATCTCCGGGCACACTGTCAGTTGGTACATCATTTTACAACAGAAGAAATggtaaagttaaaaattaaaaggccTTATGGAAGAAAATCTCAGAGTGAAAATTTGTCAGTCCCACGAGTCACACTAGTAAAAAGACAGCTAGCtattacagaagaaaataaaagggagtTCCAGCCTACTTTAGAATtgggaaaagtgaaggaaaatgcTGTCAGTAATGTAGCAGTGATCCCAGAAAAacaacttacagaaaaaaaaagtcctgaaaAAACAGAAAGCTCTTCACAAGTGATTACAGTCACTCCAGGACAATGTAATACAAATTGTCTCATGAACATAGAAACCAAAGGACGGAAAATTAggagacataaaaaagaaaaggaggagaaaaaacgCAAGAGGTCGGGTTCCCAATCCCTTGAGTCTCCGACAAGATACAGTCCTTACAGACCTTACAGGTGTGTTCACCAGGGTTGCTTTGCTGCCTTTACAATACAGCAAAACTTAATTCTGCATTACCAGGCTGTTCACAAATCAGATCTACCTGCATTTTCTGCAGAGGTGGAAGAGGAAAGTGAAGCTGGTAAAGAAAGTGAAGAAATTGAAACTAAAACTGTGAAAGAATTTCGATGTCAGGTGAGTGGCTGTTCTCGAATTTTCCAAGCAATTACTGGCGTAATACAGCACTACATGAAACTTCATGAAATGACTCCTGAGGAAATTGAAAGTATGACTGCGTCTGTGGATGTTGGGAAATTTCCATGTGACCAGTTAGAGTGTAAATCTTCATTTACCACATATTTGAACTATGTTGTTCATCTTGAGGCAGACCATGGAATTGGGGTAAagggaaacaaaactgaagaagacGGCATATACAAGTGTGACTGTGAAGGCTGTGACCGTATATATGCTACTCGGTCTAATCTCCTCCGACACATATTTAATAAGCATAATGACAAACATAAAGCTCATTTGATTCGGCCAAGAAGATTAACACCTGGTCAGGAAAATATATCAAGCAAGGCAAACCAAGAAAAGACAAAGGCTAAATACAGGGGAACAAAACAGAgatctggaaaggaagaaatcagaATGCCTAAGACCaaacgaaagaaaaaaaataatttagaggaCAAGACTGCAAAGATTGTTCAGATTGAAGAAAATAAGCCTTATTCTCTGAAACGTGGAAAGCATGTATATTCTATAAAGGCTAGAAACGATGCCTTATCTGAATGTACAAGCAGATTTGTAACCCAGTATCCATGTATGATAAAGGGGTGTACATCAGTTGTTACAAGTGAAAGCAATATAATTAGACATTATAAATGCCACAAATTATCTAAGGCATTCACAGCACAACACCGTAATCATCTTATTGTCTTCAAACGGTGTTGCAACTCAGAATTAAAGGAAACTTCTGAGCAAGAAGTTAGTAAGAGCGATACGAAAGATTCTAATACCTGTGTGTCAGAGAACAATGATAACTCGAGAACAGCTACAGTTCCACAGAAGGAagttgtaaaaaatgaaaaagatgaaatgGATGAGCTAACAGAAttatttattacaaaattaataaatgaagacaACACAAGTGTGGAAACCCAAGCTCATACCTCTTCAAATGTAAGTAGTGATTTTCAGGAAAATAACACCAGCCAATCAGAAAAACCAAAAGCAAGTAATTTGAAGAgagttaacaaagaaaaaaatacctcccaaaataaaaagaggaaggtTGAAAAAGCTGAGCCAGCATTGCCAATTGAGTTAAATAGTTTGcataaagaagaagaaactgCTGTTGCAATTCAAACCACTGAGGAGCATCCTGCATCCTTTGACTGGAGCTCATTTAAACCAATGGGATTTGAAGTATCATTTCTGAAGTTTCTTGAGGAATCTGCAGTGAGGCAGAAGAAGAATATGGACAGAGACCATCCAAATAGTGGAAGTAAAAAAGGATCCCAttcaaattcaagaaaaaatattgacAAGACTGCTGTGACTAGTGGAAATCATGTATGCTCTTGTAAAGAAAGTGAAACCCTCATACAGTTCGCCAACCCATCACAGCTTCAGTGCATTGACAATGTAAAAATTGTTATAGACAAGACTTTTAAAGATTGCACTGAGCGTGTCTTAAAGCAGCTTCAGGAAATGAAACCTACTGTCAGTTTAAAAAGACTTGAAGTACACTCAAATGATACAAATGTGTCTATTATGAAAGAAATCAGTATGGGAAAAGCCACAGGGAGAGGGCAGTATTGA